The proteins below come from a single Halobacillus salinarum genomic window:
- a CDS encoding HD family phosphohydrolase — protein MDNQIKKRLKGYVLRYSIWLKVGIPSLLFAVFFFALSISNVYTKTYHLDKFSTAGETIRSPITVENKRKTELEIRKATQAVEERYTVSTSISEERLGKIEEIFDAVREVRDSGSPQLSNEEISVKLRNLLSDDIIEDLPLGVFQPFLEANKQDLAAAEDLLISSLQSSFDEGIKSTDLTHAEDNLQLKVQYSQLPNAMKQSVSDLGNFALVENALFDPQKTNEARKKAASQVEPVIIRAGEVLVTEGATITNDVYEELQLTGLLDQQRNGLPLLGLGVFSLLLGAIIFYECLRLISKEQLHVRHLAVILLISIFMAAIMKIVSLYTTINQPIYYALPAATGTMLLKLLCNERIALVLSIVYTLMACLLFNGETAGMLNANAGIYIALSQLAGAYFLVNTKDRLSIVKSSTGVAVVNILSVVFFIFISFEKYAWLDVVLYSGYGVIAAYLAAVLTIGLLPFIEAGFGILSDSKLLVLSNPNHPLLRKILIETPGTYHHSVMVANLSESACEAVGANGLLARVAAYYHDLGKTEHPHYFIENQMGMKNPHDFLEPEQSAEIIINHPYDGARLLEKEGLPKEIVAVAREHHGTTLLKYFYHKAKEKGKEVSEEDFRYPGPKPQSKEAAIVSICDSVEAAVRSLNHPTEEKIRSIVHSIIENRLLDEQFDNCRLTFKELKIIENSICETLQGIFHSRIQYPNTDRLVKEAK, from the coding sequence ATGGATAATCAAATTAAGAAACGGTTAAAAGGCTATGTTCTCCGCTATAGTATTTGGTTAAAAGTTGGAATACCTTCTTTGCTTTTTGCTGTGTTCTTTTTTGCTTTATCCATTTCCAACGTTTATACAAAGACTTATCATTTAGACAAGTTCAGTACAGCTGGAGAAACCATACGATCGCCAATCACTGTGGAAAATAAACGGAAAACGGAACTGGAAATCAGAAAGGCAACACAGGCAGTAGAAGAAAGGTATACAGTGTCTACATCCATCTCAGAGGAAAGGTTAGGGAAAATAGAGGAAATATTTGATGCAGTAAGGGAGGTCCGGGACTCAGGTTCGCCCCAGCTGTCTAATGAAGAAATTTCTGTTAAACTGCGTAATCTACTGTCAGATGATATCATCGAAGACCTTCCCCTCGGTGTATTCCAGCCTTTCCTTGAAGCAAATAAGCAGGATTTAGCTGCTGCTGAAGATCTCCTTATTTCTTCTCTCCAGTCTTCCTTTGACGAAGGAATAAAGTCGACCGACCTGACACATGCTGAAGACAATCTTCAGTTGAAAGTTCAATATTCCCAACTCCCGAATGCTATGAAACAATCGGTTTCAGATTTAGGAAATTTTGCTTTAGTTGAAAATGCCTTGTTCGATCCTCAGAAAACAAATGAAGCCAGAAAAAAAGCGGCTTCTCAAGTCGAACCCGTAATTATCAGAGCTGGAGAAGTTCTCGTAACCGAAGGGGCTACAATTACAAACGATGTGTATGAAGAACTCCAGCTCACAGGCTTGCTGGATCAACAGAGAAATGGGCTCCCATTGCTGGGGTTAGGTGTTTTCTCATTATTGCTTGGAGCGATTATTTTTTACGAATGTCTGCGGCTCATTTCAAAAGAACAGTTACATGTACGGCATTTGGCCGTAATCCTGCTCATTTCCATTTTCATGGCCGCAATCATGAAAATTGTCAGCCTGTACACCACGATCAATCAGCCCATTTATTATGCACTGCCAGCAGCGACGGGCACGATGCTTCTAAAGCTTTTGTGTAACGAACGAATAGCTCTTGTCCTGTCAATCGTGTATACTCTTATGGCTTGTCTATTATTTAACGGTGAAACTGCGGGCATGTTAAATGCAAACGCTGGCATTTACATAGCGCTGTCCCAGCTTGCGGGTGCCTACTTTCTCGTCAATACAAAAGACCGGCTGTCCATAGTTAAATCAAGTACAGGAGTGGCGGTTGTCAATATATTATCCGTTGTTTTCTTTATATTCATTTCCTTTGAAAAATATGCCTGGCTGGATGTGGTTCTTTACAGCGGCTATGGGGTGATTGCAGCTTATCTGGCTGCTGTGTTGACGATTGGGCTGCTCCCTTTTATTGAAGCGGGATTTGGTATTTTGTCAGATAGTAAATTGCTCGTTCTTTCCAACCCGAACCATCCTTTGTTAAGAAAAATTCTTATAGAAACGCCGGGAACTTATCATCACAGTGTCATGGTCGCAAATTTGAGTGAATCTGCCTGCGAAGCCGTAGGAGCAAATGGTTTGTTAGCAAGGGTAGCTGCTTATTATCACGACTTAGGAAAGACGGAGCACCCTCATTACTTTATCGAAAACCAGATGGGAATGAAAAACCCTCATGACTTCCTGGAGCCGGAGCAGAGCGCTGAAATCATTATCAATCACCCATATGATGGTGCGAGACTGCTGGAGAAAGAAGGACTTCCTAAAGAAATTGTTGCCGTGGCTAGAGAGCATCACGGCACAACGCTGCTCAAGTATTTTTATCATAAGGCGAAGGAAAAGGGGAAAGAAGTATCTGAAGAGGATTTCCGTTATCCAGGTCCGAAGCCGCAATCGAAAGAAGCTGCAATTGTAAGCATTTGTGATTCAGTGGAAGCTGCTGTCCGCTCTCTGAACCATCCGACTGAAGAAAAGATTCGTTCGATTGTTCATTCGATCATTGAAAACAGGCTGCTGGATGAACAATTTGATAACTGCCGGTTAACGTTTAAAGAACTAAAAATTATCGAAAATTCAATTTGTGAAACGCTGCAAGGGATCTTTCATTCAAGAATTCAATATCCAAATACAGATAGGTTGGTAAAGGAGGCAAAATAA
- the ybeY gene encoding rRNA maturation RNase YbeY: MMIQIDFQDETESIDEAFEDLINRIIQFAGEKENIPDDSEVSISFVDDTKIQELNKEYRGKNQPTDVISFAMQEQGEGEMEIVEDELPLMLGDIVISVDKAKQQAEEYKHSLERELGFLSLHGFLHLLGYDHMDADEEKKMFGRQEEILNEFGLKRS, from the coding sequence ATAATGATTCAAATCGATTTTCAGGATGAAACAGAGTCGATCGATGAGGCTTTCGAGGATTTGATTAACCGAATTATTCAATTTGCAGGGGAAAAAGAGAATATCCCTGACGATTCAGAAGTATCCATCAGTTTTGTCGATGATACAAAAATTCAGGAGCTTAATAAGGAATACCGCGGAAAAAACCAGCCGACAGATGTTATTTCTTTTGCTATGCAGGAGCAGGGGGAAGGAGAGATGGAAATTGTTGAAGATGAACTTCCGTTGATGCTCGGGGATATCGTAATTTCTGTAGACAAAGCAAAGCAGCAGGCTGAAGAGTACAAGCATTCACTTGAACGAGAATTAGGTTTTCTCTCACTGCACGGTTTTTTACATTTATTAGGGTATGACCATATGGACGCCGATGAGGAGAAAAAAATGTTTGGCAGACAAGAGGAAATTCTCAATGAATTTGGACTCAAAAGATCCTAA
- a CDS encoding diacylglycerol kinase family protein — protein sequence MNLDSKDPKPKKKFIGFIFAWRGIVEVYKTERNFRFHVAAAIGVVAAGFLFDVTRLEWAVLLTIIPLVMALEMINSSIERVMDYLSPERDPLVGMIKDISAGAVLVASIFAVLIAILIFLPKMISFSWPW from the coding sequence ATGAATTTGGACTCAAAAGATCCTAAGCCGAAGAAAAAGTTCATAGGGTTTATTTTTGCCTGGAGGGGAATCGTTGAAGTTTATAAAACAGAAAGGAATTTCCGTTTTCACGTCGCAGCAGCGATTGGCGTCGTAGCAGCAGGGTTCTTATTCGATGTAACCAGGTTGGAATGGGCTGTCCTTCTTACGATCATTCCTTTAGTTATGGCTCTTGAAATGATTAATTCGAGTATAGAGAGAGTAATGGATTACTTAAGCCCAGAGAGAGATCCTCTTGTAGGAATGATTAAAGATATCTCTGCTGGCGCTGTGCTTGTTGCATCGATTTTCGCAGTCCTGATTGCTATCTTGATCTTTCTCCCTAAAATGATATCCTTCAGCTGGCCTTGGTGA
- the era gene encoding GTPase Era, whose product MTEIFKSGFVAIVGRPNVGKSTFMNRVIGEKIAIMSDKPQTTRNKIQGVFTDKEAQIIFIDTPGIHKPKHKLGDYMVHVAENSLNEVDAVMFMVNAEEGYGRGDQFILDRLQKVSQPVFLVLNKIDRVHPDQLLPLIDQYREKLSFEEVVPISALEGNNVSHLLEVLKGLLPEGPQFYPEDQLTDHPERFIVSEFIREKVLHLTREEIPHSIAVVIENIEQRENSNAVLIQAAIIVERQSQKGIIIGKQGSMLKEIGKRARKDIEALLGSNVYLELWVKVQKDWRNRQVQLSDFGYREEDY is encoded by the coding sequence ATGACAGAAATATTTAAGTCGGGCTTTGTCGCAATAGTAGGAAGGCCGAATGTCGGGAAATCAACATTTATGAACCGCGTTATTGGCGAAAAAATTGCGATCATGAGTGATAAGCCCCAGACAACAAGAAATAAAATTCAAGGCGTATTTACTGATAAAGAAGCACAAATTATATTTATAGATACTCCTGGTATTCATAAGCCCAAGCATAAGCTTGGAGATTATATGGTTCATGTGGCTGAGAACAGCCTTAATGAAGTGGACGCCGTGATGTTCATGGTCAATGCCGAAGAGGGTTACGGCAGAGGCGACCAATTTATTTTAGACCGCTTGCAGAAAGTATCTCAGCCCGTGTTTTTGGTATTAAATAAAATAGATCGAGTCCACCCTGACCAGCTGCTACCTTTGATCGATCAATATCGTGAGAAGCTGAGTTTTGAAGAGGTCGTTCCTATTTCTGCTTTGGAAGGGAACAATGTCAGCCATCTTCTTGAGGTTTTGAAGGGGTTACTGCCTGAAGGGCCGCAATTTTATCCTGAGGATCAATTGACAGACCACCCGGAGCGATTTATTGTCAGTGAGTTTATCCGGGAAAAAGTCCTGCATTTGACCCGCGAAGAAATCCCGCATTCCATTGCTGTCGTGATTGAAAATATTGAACAACGCGAAAACTCTAATGCTGTTTTAATTCAGGCAGCCATTATTGTGGAACGTCAGTCACAAAAAGGGATTATTATCGGGAAGCAGGGAAGTATGCTGAAGGAAATTGGAAAACGAGCAAGGAAAGATATAGAGGCGCTTCTCGGCAGCAACGTTTATTTAGAGCTATGGGTTAAAGTACAGAAAGACTGGAGAAATCGTCAAGTTCAACTCAGTGATTTTGGCTATCGTGAAGAGGATTATTAA
- a CDS encoding YqzL family protein, whose translation MTDSGKAVFLVLDLPWNVFRQTGNIETYLLIKELEISEQQADGQPNVLAENETSDDPNI comes from the coding sequence ATGACTGACAGTGGAAAGGCGGTGTTTCTTGTGCTCGATTTACCTTGGAATGTGTTTCGGCAGACAGGAAACATAGAAACCTATTTGTTAATAAAAGAATTGGAGATATCAGAACAACAGGCTGATGGTCAGCCAAATGTCCTCGCTGAAAACGAAACTTCTGACGACCCTAACATTTAA
- the recO gene encoding DNA repair protein RecO yields MLEKIEGIVLRTRDYGETHKIVTLMTREKGKIGAMARGAKKPKSRMAAVTQPFIHGMYLIQLGSGLGSMSQGEMMTSLRSIREDIVLAAYASYLAEMTDRLIDEKQPDPFLFEQLLQSFIWIAEGKDPAIISMIYELKIYKKAGFAPQLDQCVNCGSTSAPFSFSISEGGYLCSSCRHLDPEASHMSDPLARLFRLLLHMDVKRIGQISIKPENKKLLRQLLDQYYDQYGGYLLKSKKFLNQLDLFA; encoded by the coding sequence TTGTTGGAAAAAATAGAAGGGATTGTCCTTCGTACGAGAGATTATGGAGAAACCCATAAGATCGTAACTCTTATGACCAGGGAAAAGGGAAAGATTGGTGCAATGGCCCGAGGGGCTAAAAAACCAAAAAGCCGCATGGCTGCTGTAACCCAGCCATTTATCCACGGCATGTATTTAATTCAACTTGGCAGCGGGCTTGGATCCATGAGTCAAGGGGAGATGATGACGTCCTTGAGGTCTATACGGGAAGATATCGTTCTTGCAGCCTATGCTTCTTATTTAGCCGAAATGACGGATCGTCTCATTGATGAAAAACAGCCCGATCCCTTTTTGTTTGAACAGCTCCTTCAATCCTTTATTTGGATAGCAGAGGGGAAAGACCCTGCCATTATCAGTATGATTTACGAGTTGAAAATTTATAAGAAAGCAGGATTTGCTCCTCAGCTGGACCAATGCGTGAATTGTGGGAGTACCAGTGCCCCCTTTTCCTTTTCTATATCAGAAGGGGGATATTTATGTTCAAGCTGCCGGCACTTAGATCCAGAAGCTTCCCATATGAGTGATCCTCTAGCGAGACTTTTTCGTCTTTTGTTACATATGGATGTTAAAAGGATCGGTCAAATATCCATAAAACCTGAAAATAAAAAACTTTTGCGCCAGCTGCTTGATCAATACTATGATCAATACGGAGGTTATCTCTTAAAATCAAAGAAATTTTTGAACCAGCTTGATTTGTTTGCGTAG
- the glyQ gene encoding glycine--tRNA ligase subunit alpha, translated as MNIQNMILTLQRHWSNEGCLLMQAYDVEKGAGTMSPMTLLRSLGPEPWNVAYVEPSRRPADGRYGQNPNRLYQHHQFQVIMKPSPDNIQELYLQSLEALGIDPLKHDIRFVEDNWENPTLGAAGLGWEVWLDGMEITQFTYFQQIGGLEARPVSAEITYGLERLASYIQDKENVFELEWTNGVTVGDIFMQPEVEHSTYTFEESDEEMLFTLFNTYEKEAARIMEKGLVFPAYDYVLKCSHTFNLLDAKGVISVTERTGYIGRVRKLARSIAKAYVQERERLGFPMLNEEDGLHE; from the coding sequence ATGAATATTCAAAATATGATCTTAACCTTGCAGAGACACTGGTCCAACGAGGGATGTCTACTCATGCAGGCGTATGATGTAGAAAAAGGGGCCGGCACAATGTCGCCTATGACTCTTCTACGCAGTCTTGGGCCAGAGCCATGGAACGTGGCGTATGTAGAGCCTTCTCGCCGCCCGGCTGACGGACGTTACGGGCAAAATCCAAATCGGTTGTATCAGCATCACCAATTTCAAGTCATTATGAAGCCTTCTCCTGATAATATTCAGGAACTTTATTTACAATCCTTGGAAGCCCTCGGGATCGATCCCTTAAAGCATGACATCCGTTTCGTTGAAGATAACTGGGAGAACCCTACCTTAGGCGCTGCGGGCTTAGGATGGGAAGTATGGCTTGACGGCATGGAAATTACCCAGTTTACTTATTTCCAGCAAATTGGAGGCTTAGAAGCAAGGCCGGTTTCTGCTGAAATCACCTACGGTCTGGAGAGACTTGCCTCCTATATTCAGGATAAGGAAAATGTATTCGAATTGGAATGGACCAATGGTGTAACTGTCGGTGATATTTTTATGCAGCCGGAAGTGGAGCATTCCACTTATACCTTCGAAGAGTCTGATGAAGAAATGCTTTTTACTTTATTTAATACTTACGAAAAAGAGGCAGCAAGGATTATGGAAAAAGGCTTAGTTTTTCCTGCTTACGATTATGTACTTAAATGCTCCCACACTTTTAATCTTTTAGATGCCAAAGGAGTCATCTCTGTAACGGAGAGAACGGGATACATCGGCAGGGTGAGGAAGCTTGCTCGGTCCATTGCTAAAGCCTATGTACAGGAACGTGAGCGTTTAGGCTTCCCAATGCTGAATGAGGAGGATGGTCTTCATGAGTAA
- the glyS gene encoding glycine--tRNA ligase subunit beta has product MSNTVLFELGLEEMPARFMDDALHQLHSKTISWLKDHRIPYGTVAVFSTPRRLAVKITEVESKQPDIEEEAKGPAKNIALTEAGEWTKAAIGFSKGQGKTVDDIYFKEINGTDYVHVTKFIKGTNTSELFREFKDVFLSLTFPKNMRWGTSDLKYARPIRWITALFGKEIIPFEIEGVHTSSVTFGHRFLGSELRLEEAGRYEETLEDQFVLVNVETRKEKIRRQLHELEKENHWQLVLDEELLNEVTHLVEYPTVFSGSFNETFLEVPEEALITSMKEHQRYFPVRNHQGELLAHFAGVRNGNEDHIDIVAKGNEKVLKARLSDAQFFFEEDQKTSIHEYLAKLNRMVYQEELGTLRDKVDRIVAITEKLCSTLKLDESTGTLAKRAAEICKFDLVTHMVDEFSELQGVMGEKYARLFGEDEAVAAAVNEHYMPRQANGKLPETETGSIVSLADKLDTIAGSIGIGNIPTGSQDPYGLRRQALGILETIQKQQWSVKLEDLIELVLSMYEELNLSLRPLNEVKEDLFEFFKLRAEYLLKEAKVDPDIVEAVLAEGVQSYPFTLKKANLLMQKRQDEAFKEVHEALGRVLNLAKKAGSEQVNINLFQNQSEKELYEAYQSVHDSYLNALARGDAETALFELSGLASVIHRFFDETMVMTDEEDVRKNRLALLQLIANDILLFADINAVQWKQHY; this is encoded by the coding sequence ATGAGTAATACTGTATTGTTTGAACTTGGGCTCGAGGAAATGCCGGCAAGGTTTATGGATGACGCCCTCCACCAGTTACATTCAAAAACTATAAGCTGGCTTAAGGATCACCGGATTCCTTATGGAACAGTAGCTGTGTTTTCAACTCCCCGCCGGTTAGCTGTGAAGATTACAGAAGTGGAATCAAAACAGCCTGATATTGAGGAAGAAGCGAAGGGGCCGGCCAAAAACATCGCCTTAACCGAGGCAGGAGAGTGGACAAAAGCAGCAATAGGTTTCTCAAAAGGACAGGGAAAAACGGTCGATGATATTTATTTTAAGGAGATCAATGGAACGGATTACGTCCATGTGACAAAATTTATTAAAGGAACGAATACGAGTGAACTATTTCGTGAGTTTAAGGACGTATTTTTAAGTCTTACTTTTCCGAAAAACATGCGCTGGGGGACTTCAGATCTTAAATATGCCCGCCCGATTCGCTGGATTACTGCCTTGTTTGGAAAAGAAATCATTCCTTTTGAAATCGAAGGTGTACACACGAGCAGCGTTACCTTTGGACATCGTTTCCTCGGCAGTGAATTAAGACTGGAAGAAGCGGGAAGATATGAAGAGACGCTAGAGGATCAATTCGTTTTAGTCAATGTGGAGACTCGAAAAGAAAAAATTAGAAGGCAGCTGCACGAGCTCGAGAAAGAAAATCATTGGCAGCTTGTCCTAGATGAAGAGCTGCTTAATGAAGTTACTCATTTAGTAGAGTATCCGACGGTTTTCAGCGGCAGCTTTAATGAAACTTTTCTGGAAGTACCTGAAGAAGCTCTTATTACTTCCATGAAAGAACATCAGCGTTATTTTCCAGTTCGAAATCATCAAGGTGAATTGCTTGCCCATTTTGCTGGGGTTAGGAATGGGAATGAGGATCATATTGACATCGTTGCAAAAGGAAATGAAAAAGTATTAAAAGCCCGTCTGTCTGATGCTCAATTTTTCTTTGAAGAGGATCAGAAAACTTCCATCCATGAATATTTAGCAAAATTGAACCGAATGGTTTATCAAGAAGAGTTAGGTACTCTACGGGATAAAGTAGATCGGATTGTAGCCATAACTGAAAAACTTTGCAGCACGCTCAAGCTGGATGAAAGCACGGGTACATTGGCCAAACGCGCAGCAGAAATTTGTAAATTTGACTTAGTTACCCATATGGTAGATGAATTTTCCGAGCTCCAAGGAGTTATGGGTGAAAAGTATGCCCGGCTTTTTGGGGAAGATGAAGCGGTAGCTGCGGCGGTTAATGAACATTACATGCCAAGGCAGGCAAATGGAAAACTCCCGGAAACTGAAACTGGATCAATTGTGAGCCTTGCAGATAAGCTTGATACGATTGCTGGTTCGATTGGAATAGGGAATATTCCAACAGGATCACAGGACCCATATGGCTTACGCAGGCAGGCTCTGGGTATATTGGAAACCATTCAAAAACAACAGTGGTCCGTCAAACTTGAAGATCTCATAGAACTTGTTTTGTCCATGTATGAAGAGCTGAATTTATCTCTCCGTCCGTTAAATGAAGTGAAAGAAGATCTGTTTGAGTTTTTCAAGCTGCGTGCTGAATACTTGCTTAAAGAAGCAAAGGTGGACCCGGATATTGTGGAAGCTGTACTCGCAGAAGGAGTTCAAAGCTACCCTTTTACACTTAAGAAAGCCAATCTTCTTATGCAGAAGCGTCAGGACGAAGCTTTTAAAGAGGTTCACGAGGCATTGGGAAGAGTATTAAACTTAGCCAAGAAAGCTGGTTCCGAGCAAGTAAATATCAACTTGTTTCAAAATCAATCGGAAAAAGAGCTTTATGAAGCTTACCAAAGCGTCCATGATTCATATTTGAATGCACTTGCCCGGGGAGACGCTGAAACGGCTCTATTTGAGTTAAGTGGACTTGCTTCAGTTATTCATCGCTTCTTTGATGAGACAATGGTTATGACAGATGAGGAAGATGTTAGAAAGAATCGGTTAGCACTGCTTCAGCTTATAGCTAATGACATTCTGCTATTTGCGGATATTAATGCAGTTCAATGGAAACAGCACTATTAA
- a CDS encoding helix-turn-helix transcriptional regulator, translating to MELSNRQEQIIQIVKDNGPITGENIAEQLNLTRATLRPDLAILTMAGFLDARPRVGYFFTGKSGSELLTEKLKKFKVKEFQSVPIVVEENVSVYDAICAMFLEDVGTLFVTNDQTLLVGVLSRKDLLRASMGNQDLTSIPVHIIMTRMPNITICKEDDLLLDAAQKLIEKQIDGLPVVKAADDGMEVIGRLTKTNITKALVELGRDEHI from the coding sequence GTGGAATTGTCTAATCGTCAAGAACAGATTATTCAGATCGTAAAGGATAATGGACCTATTACGGGAGAAAATATCGCCGAGCAGTTAAATCTGACACGTGCTACCTTAAGGCCGGACCTCGCGATTTTAACGATGGCTGGTTTTTTGGACGCACGTCCGCGCGTCGGGTACTTTTTTACAGGTAAATCCGGTTCTGAACTATTAACCGAAAAACTTAAAAAGTTTAAAGTAAAGGAATTCCAATCTGTCCCGATTGTTGTAGAGGAAAACGTTTCGGTTTACGATGCAATTTGTGCTATGTTTCTTGAAGATGTCGGAACCTTGTTTGTTACGAATGATCAGACGCTTCTCGTAGGAGTGCTTTCAAGAAAAGATTTATTAAGAGCTAGTATGGGAAACCAAGACTTAACTTCAATCCCTGTTCATATTATTATGACAAGAATGCCGAACATTACGATTTGTAAAGAGGATGACCTTCTGCTGGATGCAGCACAGAAACTGATTGAGAAACAAATTGACGGCCTCCCAGTAGTCAAGGCGGCAGACGATGGTATGGAGGTAATTGGAAGATTGACGAAAACGAATATTACTAAGGCACTGGTGGAACTAGGACGGGATGAACACATATAA
- a CDS encoding pyruvate, water dikinase regulatory protein — MKKPLIYVISDSVGETAELVVKAALSQFDDGPFDLQRVPYVEDKGTINETIQQAKEQEAMIGFTLVIPEFRAHLLAEAKKYNIECIDIMGPMMDAMERYFKTEPRLEPGLVHKLDEDYFKRVEAIEFAVRYDDGRDPRGISKADIVLIGVSRTSKTPLSQYLAHKRLKVANVPIVPEVEPPRELFRVDPDKCIGLKISPEKLNDIRKERLKSLGLGAQASYANMDRIHQELDHFNQVVDRIGCHVIDVSNKAVEETANVIMNKLREEAQQ, encoded by the coding sequence ATGAAGAAACCATTAATTTACGTAATATCAGATTCAGTTGGCGAAACGGCAGAACTTGTGGTCAAAGCAGCACTAAGCCAATTTGACGATGGACCATTTGATCTTCAGCGTGTGCCTTACGTGGAAGATAAGGGAACAATTAATGAGACCATTCAACAGGCTAAGGAACAGGAAGCAATGATCGGCTTCACCCTTGTCATACCCGAATTCAGGGCTCATCTTCTTGCAGAAGCCAAAAAATATAATATCGAATGCATAGATATTATGGGTCCAATGATGGATGCTATGGAACGCTATTTTAAAACAGAACCCCGGCTTGAACCTGGTCTTGTTCATAAGTTGGATGAGGACTACTTCAAACGTGTGGAAGCCATAGAGTTTGCCGTCCGATATGACGATGGACGTGATCCGAGAGGCATCAGCAAAGCAGATATTGTATTAATAGGGGTCTCAAGAACGTCGAAGACACCTTTGTCACAGTACTTAGCCCACAAGCGCCTTAAGGTGGCTAACGTTCCCATCGTGCCGGAGGTCGAACCGCCTAGAGAATTGTTCCGGGTAGATCCGGATAAGTGTATCGGTTTAAAAATCAGCCCTGAAAAGCTGAATGATATACGAAAAGAACGGCTGAAATCTTTAGGACTTGGAGCTCAGGCAAGTTATGCAAACATGGACCGAATTCATCAAGAGCTTGATCATTTTAATCAAGTGGTCGACCGCATTGGCTGTCACGTAATAGACGTATCGAACAAGGCAGTTGAAGAAACCGCGAACGTAATTATGAATAAATTACGTGAGGAAGCCCAACAATAG
- a CDS encoding YaiI/YqxD family protein, which translates to MLKQRPDIWVDADSCPVKDEILETSSLFSITPLFITTINHFSGKAEGSWTFLDDGSQSVDLYIVNHVKPGDIVITQDLSLAVLLTSRRVYVITPRGKLINEEDADEIMFYKHLRQKTVKRKGKWKGPSSFTNEDREAFTQVFKKTLSSFEGI; encoded by the coding sequence ATGCTAAAACAAAGACCTGATATATGGGTAGATGCTGACAGCTGCCCGGTCAAAGATGAAATTTTAGAAACCAGTTCATTGTTTTCGATCACGCCGTTGTTTATAACTACAATTAATCATTTTAGCGGAAAAGCCGAAGGATCCTGGACTTTTCTTGATGATGGTTCGCAATCTGTCGATCTTTATATTGTAAATCATGTAAAACCCGGGGACATTGTGATTACTCAGGACCTGTCTCTCGCCGTATTGTTAACGTCGAGAAGGGTTTATGTAATAACTCCTAGAGGTAAACTAATTAATGAAGAAGATGCTGATGAAATTATGTTTTATAAGCATTTGAGACAGAAAACGGTAAAGAGAAAGGGGAAATGGAAAGGACCCTCTTCATTTACGAATGAGGACAGGGAAGCATTTACTCAGGTTTTTAAAAAAACTTTGTCTTCCTTTGAAGGGATTTAG